In the genome of Deltaproteobacteria bacterium, one region contains:
- a CDS encoding ABC transporter permease subunit, with the protein MATTRQVYGRVLLVGAILMCSAAVARPRGVLVASKTFTEAVILGEALTQLLNSNGVPAQHVPSLGDSPILWKALQSGEIDAYGDYTGTVIRETLGMTGELHNFDLPAALAKYGIGVSRPLGFSNVYILGMRADKARQLGIRKISDLRFHPQLKLGFGNDFVERHDGWPLIKRRYHLTHKHPKTMEHQITYRALASGDIDVTNLYSTDAEIKAYDIVALEDDLRIFPSYEAIYLYRLDTAAKYPGLMRSLSHISGNISEKDMIAMNAAVREGTESEATAATRFLRSIGIAIKPKKHLGRINESLKGVAEDTLRHLTLVFIPLALNCLVALPLGVLAARYPKFGVYALGFVGVAQTIPSLALLVFLIPFLGVGYPPALAALFIYGTLPIMKNTYEGIVGIAPSLRESAEALGLSSWRRLWDVELPLASPLMIAGVKVAAILNVGTATLGAIIGAGGYGEPILEGIRHDDMAVILTGAVPAALLAVVIQVAFGWLEKFVIPRGLRQAAT; encoded by the coding sequence ATGGCTACGACGAGGCAGGTTTATGGGCGCGTGCTGTTGGTGGGTGCCATTCTGATGTGCTCGGCCGCGGTGGCGCGGCCACGTGGCGTTCTGGTTGCAAGCAAGACATTTACCGAAGCCGTCATACTCGGTGAGGCGCTGACGCAGCTACTAAACAGTAACGGCGTCCCCGCCCAGCACGTCCCCAGTCTTGGTGACAGTCCGATCCTTTGGAAGGCGCTACAGAGTGGTGAGATCGATGCCTATGGTGACTACACCGGAACTGTGATTCGGGAGACTCTCGGCATGACCGGTGAGCTTCACAACTTCGATCTGCCAGCTGCGCTTGCCAAATACGGCATCGGGGTGTCACGCCCTTTAGGTTTCAGTAACGTGTATATTCTCGGCATGCGCGCAGATAAAGCGCGTCAGCTCGGCATTCGCAAAATCTCCGATCTGCGATTTCACCCGCAACTTAAACTTGGTTTCGGTAACGATTTTGTCGAGCGCCACGATGGTTGGCCCTTGATCAAACGACGATATCACCTGACTCACAAGCACCCAAAGACCATGGAACACCAAATCACCTACCGCGCCTTAGCATCTGGTGATATCGACGTGACTAACCTCTATAGCACCGATGCCGAGATTAAAGCGTATGACATCGTGGCCCTGGAGGATGATCTCAGAATTTTTCCATCGTACGAGGCTATCTACCTATACCGTCTCGACACAGCAGCTAAATACCCTGGGCTAATGCGATCACTGTCACACATTTCTGGCAATATCAGCGAAAAAGACATGATTGCCATGAATGCTGCGGTACGTGAAGGTACCGAATCTGAAGCCACTGCGGCCACCAGGTTCCTAAGATCAATCGGTATCGCTATCAAACCCAAAAAGCACCTCGGCAGAATTAACGAATCGCTCAAGGGCGTGGCCGAAGACACCCTGCGCCATTTGACTTTAGTGTTCATCCCTCTCGCGCTCAATTGTTTAGTGGCATTGCCGCTCGGTGTATTGGCCGCTCGGTATCCTAAATTTGGCGTGTACGCCCTTGGTTTCGTCGGCGTTGCACAGACGATCCCGTCGTTAGCATTACTGGTATTTCTTATCCCGTTTTTAGGGGTAGGTTATCCTCCAGCTCTCGCGGCTCTATTTATCTACGGCACCTTACCCATAATGAAGAACACCTATGAGGGTATTGTCGGCATAGCGCCGTCTCTCAGGGAGTCGGCCGAGGCCCTCGGGCTATCTAGCTGGAGACGCCTTTGGGATGTGGAGTTGCCGCTGGCATCGCCGCTTATGATCGCTGGTGTCAAAGTCGCAGCAATCCTAAATGTTGGCACGGCAACGCTGGGCGCAATCATCGGGGCGGGTGGCTACGGCGAACCGATCCTTGAGGGTATCCGTCACGATGATATGGCTGTCATCCTCACCGGAGCCGTTCCGGCAGCTTTATTGGCCGTCGTGATACAGGTGGCCTTCGGATGGCTAGAAAAGTTTGTGATCCCGCGCGGGCTACGGCAAGCGGCAACGTAA
- a CDS encoding cytochrome c, which yields MPRHVANWEMKIMKLTRWALGILGLVVTVSALTTGCVMSGRSGNKLATITVAALEGEDYDRMQLFVTQFESDKPVVSQEVPRGPATIAITLKPDTYQFGLSYFRGSEQTLSTAFCGDADKASHKQSVKPGINKLNIVVCTPEGKPVEDASVEITPLKKQSVNSERGLALYTVQCAACHGDVGQGTAAGSSLRGQCKTCGSKEAFIKVTIDTMPVSSPGSCDESCATDIASYVFTKFR from the coding sequence ATGCCGCGCCATGTGGCCAATTGGGAGATGAAGATCATGAAGCTGACTCGCTGGGCTCTCGGAATTCTTGGATTAGTCGTGACGGTAAGTGCCTTGACCACCGGCTGTGTGATGTCAGGCCGTAGTGGCAATAAACTAGCGACGATCACCGTTGCCGCACTTGAGGGTGAGGATTACGATCGCATGCAGTTATTCGTGACGCAGTTTGAAAGCGACAAGCCCGTCGTGAGCCAAGAAGTACCGCGCGGACCTGCGACGATTGCGATCACCCTGAAGCCCGACACGTATCAGTTTGGGCTATCGTACTTTCGTGGTAGCGAGCAGACGCTAAGCACCGCGTTCTGCGGTGATGCCGATAAGGCGAGCCACAAACAAAGCGTGAAGCCTGGAATAAATAAACTAAATATTGTTGTGTGTACGCCGGAGGGTAAACCGGTTGAAGATGCGAGCGTAGAGATCACGCCTCTTAAGAAACAATCTGTGAATTCCGAAAGAGGTTTAGCCCTCTATACCGTACAATGCGCAGCCTGCCACGGTGACGTGGGACAGGGCACTGCGGCTGGCTCCTCGCTTCGTGGGCAATGTAAAACCTGCGGGTCTAAAGAAGCGTTCATCAAAGTGACAATAGATACGATGCCAGTCAGTAGCCCGGGCAGTTGCGACGAATCCTGCGCAACAGACATTGCCTCTTATGTATTCACCAAATTTAGGTGA
- a CDS encoding DUF1592 domain-containing protein, whose protein sequence is MRQSFLKSLIAIAMVAVGTTGITGCQTWKKKGRGGPASRLATVTVKEISGEDYDRLELSAWPAAASKEKVAKFGMAKGKGAIQAQLPPVKTVLQLDYYKNDSLVLSSIACGDDNVFDLKSGPNPLTIYVCDATGGRFPPIDVGCDRDKPSYGPRLLRLLTAREYQRTIETITGLKTDVTRDFPREMRTHGFDNHEANGLITEAHAEAYYSAAKLVSQQMVKDLGRYMNCPGRDASCVGQFLRGFGRRAWRGPIDQEEEARLTSLYQTGSSFDDGMERLIQGLLMGPRFLYRFELGELRGGYYELSSWEMAQALSYMYWGTSPDDQLIAQAEAGRLTDRSVIAQEAQRLWQDPRAREQLGYFASLWLGADGVLSVNKDKNLFPHFDSDHRQKLLTETKNFFSHMVLDRGGSVADLYQADYTVGDQPLAAIYDGIPTNNGYIRYRSNERSGLLGHASILATFAGNEQSEPIKRGVFVLDRLLCQSVPPPPTSLQITPPPRDPNATVRERFAKHSQDEACALCHQRIDGIGFGMEDMDAVGRLKKVEAGRNIDAQGQVFSKGGAKTEFWGTAGLSRYLATSPQAEICVSKQVYRYAAGHDDDQKSACAVKDLDRAFVDGGRRVSNIFLTVPTLDAFRRRQP, encoded by the coding sequence ATGCGTCAAAGTTTCCTCAAATCTCTGATCGCCATTGCGATGGTTGCCGTGGGTACCACGGGAATCACCGGCTGCCAGACCTGGAAAAAAAAGGGTCGCGGCGGTCCGGCATCGCGTTTGGCGACAGTGACGGTGAAGGAAATCAGTGGCGAAGACTACGACCGGCTTGAACTGAGCGCTTGGCCCGCCGCCGCGTCAAAAGAAAAAGTGGCTAAATTTGGCATGGCTAAAGGCAAGGGCGCCATTCAGGCACAGTTGCCGCCAGTCAAAACCGTGTTGCAACTCGACTATTATAAAAATGACAGTTTGGTCCTAAGCAGTATTGCCTGCGGAGATGATAACGTTTTTGACTTAAAATCTGGTCCAAACCCACTCACAATTTATGTTTGTGATGCGACAGGTGGCCGGTTTCCACCGATCGATGTTGGCTGTGATCGTGATAAGCCAAGCTATGGTCCTCGCCTTTTGCGGCTCTTAACAGCACGAGAGTATCAGCGTACGATTGAGACCATCACCGGACTCAAGACGGATGTCACCCGAGATTTCCCGAGGGAAATGCGGACCCACGGCTTTGACAACCATGAGGCCAACGGACTGATTACAGAGGCCCATGCTGAGGCATACTACAGCGCCGCGAAACTCGTGTCGCAACAGATGGTGAAAGATCTGGGACGGTACATGAATTGTCCGGGGCGTGACGCCAGCTGTGTTGGTCAGTTCCTGCGTGGGTTCGGACGACGTGCATGGCGTGGTCCTATAGATCAAGAGGAAGAGGCACGCCTGACCTCTCTCTACCAAACTGGTAGTAGTTTTGACGATGGCATGGAGCGTCTCATTCAAGGGTTGCTCATGGGGCCGCGGTTCCTCTACCGATTTGAACTTGGGGAGCTACGTGGTGGCTACTACGAGCTCAGCTCTTGGGAGATGGCCCAAGCGCTATCCTATATGTACTGGGGCACCTCGCCCGATGATCAGCTGATCGCTCAAGCTGAGGCCGGCCGCTTGACCGATCGCTCGGTCATTGCGCAAGAGGCCCAGCGGCTGTGGCAAGACCCAAGAGCCAGGGAACAGTTGGGTTATTTTGCCTCTTTGTGGCTCGGAGCCGATGGTGTGCTCAGTGTTAATAAAGATAAAAATTTGTTTCCGCACTTTGATAGCGATCATCGCCAAAAGCTTCTGACCGAAACTAAGAACTTTTTCAGTCATATGGTTCTCGATCGCGGTGGCAGCGTTGCGGACCTTTACCAAGCGGATTACACTGTTGGTGATCAACCTCTAGCAGCAATTTACGACGGTATTCCAACCAACAATGGATATATTCGCTACCGCAGTAACGAACGAAGTGGGCTCCTGGGGCATGCTAGTATCCTCGCGACCTTCGCGGGTAACGAACAATCAGAGCCTATCAAACGTGGCGTTTTTGTCTTAGATCGACTCCTATGCCAGTCGGTGCCACCGCCACCTACCTCTCTACAGATCACGCCTCCGCCACGGGATCCTAATGCTACAGTCCGTGAACGCTTTGCAAAGCACTCCCAAGATGAAGCGTGCGCCCTTTGTCACCAGCGCATCGACGGCATTGGTTTTGGCATGGAAGACATGGATGCCGTAGGCCGGCTTAAAAAGGTAGAGGCAGGACGAAACATCGACGCCCAAGGTCAAGTATTCAGCAAGGGTGGTGCTAAAACCGAATTTTGGGGCACGGCTGGACTAAGTCGTTATCTAGCCACAAGCCCCCAAGCTGAAATTTGCGTCAGCAAGCAAGTCTATAGGTACGCAGCTGGTCACGATGACGACCAGAAGAGTGCGTGTGCGGTGAAGGATCTCGACAGAGCATTTGTCGATGGTGGCCGTAGGGTGTCCAATATTTTTTTAACTGTGCCGACACTGGACGCCTTTAGGCGTCGTCAACCGTAG
- a CDS encoding DUF1552 domain-containing protein — protein sequence MNTLSRRGLFRYAGMSCIAIPLMRTLLEEEAFAATAPLRALFVYYPDGNIADRFFPNADGNLPDITSPLRDLRGDISFVRGLVFRTNGSHENGAQFCLTGTSRQDQRYSIDNFLGDSLGGQYQQKNLRLGVGANFQSGSDKHLTYLSSGAIAPVQDNPKRAFYDVFNAGGLENKQDLMSQKRSVLDYARGEVQGLRYKLGTTEQKKLAVHLEALRELERRAGQSQGATCSRDVNWRGLTIPDQENGYPKSFEMNDAFGKVGQIMTDIMVQALACGITPVGLLQWSHAVSPTNFNFAGGPDVPFGHHDVSHYGGDAYGFYGNHFANCQRWYMEQVAYLLNAMKAVNLGDRNLLDASMVLVTTELGDSNLHNFRDIACLVAGRAGGKLRAGQNLNLQDRSYNHLLISLIHAAGVANPTFGDPMLGTGPLTEILG from the coding sequence ATGAACACACTGTCACGCCGTGGTCTCTTTCGTTATGCCGGAATGTCATGCATCGCTATCCCGCTCATGCGTACCCTGCTTGAGGAGGAAGCGTTCGCTGCTACAGCGCCACTGCGAGCGCTTTTTGTTTACTACCCAGATGGCAATATTGCCGATCGCTTCTTTCCCAATGCCGACGGGAATCTTCCCGATATCACAAGTCCACTACGGGATCTCCGCGGTGATATAAGCTTCGTGCGTGGTCTCGTCTTCCGGACTAACGGTAGTCACGAAAACGGCGCGCAGTTTTGTCTTACCGGCACCTCGCGTCAGGATCAGCGTTACTCCATTGATAACTTTCTCGGTGACAGCCTGGGAGGCCAGTACCAGCAGAAAAATTTGCGGCTCGGTGTCGGTGCCAACTTTCAGTCTGGGTCAGACAAGCACCTTACTTATCTCAGCTCGGGTGCTATTGCACCGGTTCAGGACAACCCTAAGCGGGCCTTTTACGATGTCTTTAATGCGGGAGGACTGGAAAATAAACAAGACCTGATGTCACAAAAACGCAGCGTCCTCGACTATGCTCGCGGGGAGGTGCAAGGACTGCGCTATAAACTCGGTACCACCGAGCAGAAGAAGCTAGCAGTGCACTTAGAGGCGCTACGCGAACTTGAGCGCCGCGCTGGTCAGAGTCAGGGAGCCACCTGCTCGCGCGATGTCAACTGGCGCGGACTTACGATTCCAGATCAGGAAAATGGCTACCCCAAATCCTTTGAAATGAATGATGCCTTCGGCAAAGTCGGTCAGATCATGACTGATATCATGGTACAGGCCCTAGCTTGTGGGATCACCCCGGTGGGTCTCTTGCAGTGGTCCCATGCCGTGAGTCCTACCAACTTTAACTTTGCTGGTGGACCTGACGTCCCATTTGGGCACCACGATGTGTCGCATTACGGCGGTGATGCTTACGGTTTTTATGGTAACCACTTTGCTAACTGCCAGCGTTGGTACATGGAGCAGGTGGCTTATCTTTTGAACGCGATGAAGGCTGTCAACCTAGGCGACAGAAATCTCTTGGATGCCAGTATGGTTTTAGTGACCACTGAGCTCGGTGATTCGAATTTACATAACTTCAGAGACATAGCCTGCCTGGTAGCTGGCCGTGCGGGTGGTAAACTTCGCGCTGGGCAGAATTTGAACCTACAAGATCGCTCCTACAACCACCTACTCATCAGCCTCATCCACGCTGCGGGGGTTGCGAATCCGACTTTTGGCGATCCGATGCTAGGCACTGGTCCCCTTACGGAAATTCTTGGCTGA
- a CDS encoding RidA family protein produces MTSKSLTKPMATYVHTRRVGSLLFVAGQGSRDPVTNAYAGVTRDSMGLVTAHDIAAQTAAVLANVERALKAEGLSRADLVDVTVFLTDMGEFQAMNEVWNEFFAATPAPTRTTVAVVRLPGDNFVEMKAIAAFPT; encoded by the coding sequence ATGACATCGAAATCGCTTACAAAACCTATGGCGACCTATGTGCACACGCGGCGTGTTGGTAGTCTGCTTTTTGTCGCCGGGCAGGGGTCCCGTGATCCCGTGACTAACGCTTACGCTGGGGTCACGCGCGACAGTATGGGACTTGTGACGGCCCACGATATCGCGGCGCAAACCGCAGCCGTTCTGGCCAACGTAGAGAGGGCGCTTAAGGCCGAGGGTCTGAGCCGCGCGGATTTGGTCGATGTCACCGTGTTTCTTACTGACATGGGTGAATTTCAAGCCATGAACGAGGTCTGGAACGAATTTTTTGCGGCGACGCCGGCACCGACAAGGACCACCGTCGCTGTGGTGCGCCTTCCTGGTGATAATTTTGTCGAGATGAAGGCGATTGCCGCCTTCCCAACCTGA